A portion of the Sphaerochaeta pleomorpha str. Grapes genome contains these proteins:
- a CDS encoding ComF family protein yields the protein MFCQICGNFSDTILCPGCEANLAAASFSHCYGTRCPSCNSPVLDLQYPCLLCSHAVRAYGRYEPPLSTLIKRYKFGSERNLSKVFAPLYHTMLQDFGNVALIPVPSSRKGYRDRGFDQMDCICNFLKKSFGYPVLHILVGQGRGEQKFLTSEQRKLRIGYAVVKGKHALVKTFIERNYSFILVDDISTTGRTLEQCGKLLYQSYGIQSSSIVLALA from the coding sequence ATGTTTTGTCAAATCTGTGGAAATTTCTCCGATACAATCCTTTGTCCTGGCTGCGAGGCCAACCTTGCAGCTGCTTCGTTTTCCCACTGCTATGGAACCAGGTGCCCGTCCTGCAACAGCCCAGTGCTTGACCTACAGTATCCCTGCCTTCTCTGTTCCCATGCAGTTCGCGCATATGGGCGCTACGAACCACCGCTTTCCACGCTTATCAAACGTTATAAGTTCGGTTCCGAAAGAAACCTTTCAAAGGTTTTTGCCCCTCTCTACCATACAATGCTGCAAGACTTTGGAAACGTAGCATTGATTCCGGTTCCCTCTAGCAGGAAAGGGTACCGGGACCGGGGTTTTGACCAGATGGATTGTATATGCAATTTCCTCAAGAAGTCCTTTGGTTATCCTGTTTTGCATATACTTGTGGGCCAAGGCAGGGGAGAACAAAAATTCTTGACTTCCGAACAGCGAAAGCTCCGCATTGGCTATGCAGTGGTAAAAGGGAAGCATGCGTTGGTAAAAACGTTCATAGAGAGAAATTATTCCTTTATACTGGTTGATGATATTTCAACAACTGGAAGAACTTTGGAACAATGTGGCAAGTTGTTATACCAGTCCTATGGTATACAATCGTCGTCAATCGTACTTGCTTTGGCCTAG
- the mutS gene encoding DNA mismatch repair protein MutS, which produces MGEIEKTTPMMMQYRLIKEQNQDKVLFFRLGDFYEMFDTDAVEVSRLLNLTLTKRAGQAMCGIPYHAAKAYIKRLLDLGKKIAICEQVELNNDPKQLARREVVQVVTPATVVDDDFLDSRSNSYVLCIAYHRQRFMVSYTDITNGEFTLRSAEMDKQFNALLAIIEQVKPREILVNEDDYFLHLDFQRIIDAQNAMVTKLPSWFFKAKEGYQLMCDQVGTCSLKAFSLDASSPEVTSGGALLRYVIDSAKTALDQIRGYTLADENTFLQIDESSRKNLELLLNLQDGNERYSLFSSIDASVTSGGARLLKKWISFPLIDKEKILGRQDWVRRYCDDRLELDRTRTILKGVLDLERLTSRIAMGRSLPHDLVGIARTVKAFLELVSDSFSLYRPLFGDGFSDEQMHALLEVVQTIDKSLNDQCQGPFMEGQVILDGFDPELDSLRSIKDNGKQILDTYLGKVRTETGITTMKLSSNKILGHFLEVSKGQVDKVPSSFYRKQTLVNAERYTSDELIACETKILKSSFEAEKRERVLYENILSETRELRNQLLSIGNFLSQVDCLQAFATTSIRYNYCCPVFTDSDCLEIEGGRHPVVEQQLGVGSFVANDLHIKPSGNRFCLITGPNMAGKSTFLRQSALIVLLAQIGSFVPATSARLSLVDRLYCRVGSSDNLARGESTFLVEMQEAAHILRTASARSLVIMDELGRGTSTQDGMSIAYAVMQSLLELGPKTLFATHYHELAQLDTSLVQLLTLQVLEKGGEILFVRKVIEGIANSSYGLNVAKMAGIPNKALRTALSFQKRHFSEYGVANPQLDLFASDSSATEMGGVPILTEVEADVLERIKEVDIPSSTPISALLLLEDLKKKLEAD; this is translated from the coding sequence ATGGGAGAGATTGAAAAGACAACCCCCATGATGATGCAATATCGCCTTATCAAGGAACAAAACCAAGATAAGGTGCTGTTTTTCCGCCTTGGGGATTTTTATGAGATGTTTGATACCGATGCCGTGGAAGTCTCACGCTTGCTCAACCTTACCTTGACCAAGCGTGCAGGCCAGGCAATGTGCGGTATTCCCTACCATGCAGCAAAGGCTTATATCAAACGGCTTCTTGACCTTGGGAAAAAAATTGCCATCTGCGAACAGGTTGAGTTGAATAACGATCCGAAACAGCTGGCCAGAAGGGAAGTCGTGCAGGTGGTTACCCCTGCAACCGTTGTTGATGATGATTTTCTGGATTCCCGGAGCAACAGTTATGTTTTATGCATAGCCTACCATCGCCAACGGTTCATGGTAAGTTATACGGATATAACCAACGGTGAGTTTACCCTCCGTTCTGCCGAAATGGATAAACAGTTCAATGCTTTGCTTGCAATCATCGAACAGGTAAAGCCCAGAGAGATCCTGGTCAACGAGGATGATTATTTTTTGCACTTGGATTTCCAACGGATAATCGATGCACAGAATGCTATGGTAACAAAGCTGCCTTCCTGGTTTTTCAAGGCCAAGGAAGGATACCAGCTTATGTGCGATCAAGTAGGCACCTGTTCATTGAAGGCATTTTCCCTGGATGCAAGTTCCCCGGAAGTCACCAGCGGGGGGGCTCTGCTGCGGTATGTCATCGATTCGGCCAAGACTGCTCTTGATCAGATCAGGGGATATACCCTTGCCGATGAGAATACGTTCCTCCAGATTGATGAATCGAGCAGAAAGAACCTTGAATTGCTGTTGAACCTCCAGGATGGAAACGAGCGGTATTCGCTTTTTTCGTCCATTGACGCTAGTGTTACCAGCGGAGGGGCACGACTTCTGAAAAAATGGATTTCCTTTCCCCTCATCGATAAAGAAAAAATCCTCGGCAGACAGGACTGGGTCCGTAGATATTGCGATGACCGCCTGGAACTGGATAGGACAAGGACCATCCTCAAGGGAGTCCTTGACCTCGAACGTCTTACAAGCAGGATTGCCATGGGCCGTTCCCTGCCACATGACCTGGTAGGCATTGCCAGAACAGTAAAGGCTTTTTTGGAGTTGGTCTCAGATTCCTTTTCCCTCTATCGGCCCCTCTTTGGCGATGGGTTCTCCGATGAGCAGATGCATGCACTGCTTGAGGTGGTGCAGACTATCGACAAGTCACTGAACGACCAATGTCAGGGTCCCTTTATGGAAGGGCAGGTAATCCTTGACGGATTCGACCCGGAATTGGATTCCCTGCGTTCCATCAAGGACAATGGAAAACAGATACTGGATACCTATCTTGGTAAAGTGCGTACCGAGACAGGGATTACTACCATGAAATTGTCCTCGAATAAAATCCTTGGTCATTTCCTCGAGGTCTCGAAGGGTCAAGTTGATAAAGTACCTTCTTCCTTTTATAGAAAACAGACACTGGTAAACGCCGAGCGCTATACCTCCGACGAGCTGATAGCCTGTGAGACCAAAATTCTGAAAAGCTCCTTTGAAGCGGAAAAACGCGAACGTGTCCTGTATGAGAATATCCTTTCGGAAACCCGGGAGCTGAGAAACCAGCTGTTATCAATCGGGAACTTTCTCAGCCAGGTAGACTGCCTGCAGGCCTTTGCTACCACCAGCATCCGCTACAATTATTGCTGCCCTGTTTTTACCGATTCAGACTGTCTGGAAATCGAGGGAGGCAGGCACCCGGTTGTTGAACAGCAACTGGGAGTCGGTTCCTTTGTGGCCAATGATTTGCACATTAAGCCTTCAGGCAATCGTTTTTGCCTGATAACAGGCCCCAACATGGCTGGTAAATCCACCTTTCTGCGCCAGAGCGCACTCATTGTCCTGCTTGCCCAGATCGGAAGTTTTGTTCCTGCAACCTCAGCCCGGCTTTCATTGGTCGATAGGCTCTATTGCAGGGTCGGTTCAAGCGACAACCTTGCCAGGGGAGAGTCAACCTTTCTGGTTGAAATGCAGGAGGCAGCCCATATCCTGAGAACCGCCAGCGCACGTTCGCTTGTAATCATGGATGAACTGGGAAGGGGTACGAGCACCCAGGACGGGATGTCGATTGCCTATGCCGTGATGCAATCTTTGCTTGAATTAGGCCCTAAGACCCTATTTGCCACCCATTACCATGAACTTGCCCAATTGGATACATCCTTGGTACAGCTTTTGACCCTTCAGGTGCTTGAGAAGGGTGGGGAGATACTTTTTGTCAGGAAAGTCATTGAGGGAATCGCGAACAGCAGCTACGGGCTGAACGTTGCAAAGATGGCAGGAATCCCGAATAAGGCACTGAGAACTGCATTGTCTTTCCAAAAGCGGCATTTCAGCGAATATGGTGTTGCCAACCCACAGCTTGATTTGTTTGCATCAGATTCTTCAGCAACCGAGATGGGAGGGGTACCGATCCTCACCGAGGTTGAAGCCGATGTACTGGAAAGGATCAAAGAGGTGGACATTCCCTCTTCTACGCCGATCTCTGCATTATTGCTGCTGGAGGATCTCAAAAAGAAACTTGAAGCGGATTAG
- the bamA gene encoding outer membrane protein assembly factor BamA, with the protein MNNRKMHRVLSLLLVFFFTASVLVAAEETPWYTGKKIVSFENIGLQNVPESKVADLQYKYIGKVFTDELFNELQGELYAQDNFLYFLADAQRTGEGDNDLKIVMTFYELPYVNSAVITGNDGIKTKAIEEALTVRQGSFLQDQNLENSKEAVKEIYFAKGFPDVKISSEYTVDEATNKATVTYSIEEGPQKKIGEILFEGNEKLNSDLLKKQIESKATSYFNAGYYTQKTIDSDKEKLVTFYRNNGYIDAKVTDVRTEDISSEDDKFTRLRVVYSIVEGPQWLFGGITVEGNEVFTAEQFQSLVTLKTGSILDYSKVQSEISTVADLYWNNGYIFNTLSTKEIRDEQTNTISYILTVVENQQAVIEDIRLEGLTKTKPYVFMRELTFKVGDIFSKEKLIKSAQNIYNTLIVTDVQFDILNGTQEGTVIPVYKITEGNQMDIQFGATFGGNVDGFPVSGFLQWSDKNLGGTGRDLSISTNLSPDTQSISLSFSDGWVGDRRWSNGLTFSFERSFKDSVLQTSTEGDYYTGHETDSSTTPYPLGYSSYESYEAANKALPSSEYLMDYYYFRLAVGYNTGYKFMFDAGSLTVSSGLSIGLNKAVYDKDLYDPYESLIYKYGEQWQFSNRLTLGLSWDGRDLIENTTKGYLLSQNFTYAGGFLFGLSNYIRSTTSASGYISLFTFTLDDKPAHGVLGVTSSVNIMLPQYYNNGEDGGWGWHDPKLGATKYEMLYIDGMNIGRGFNVVYDQSFLFDNQISLSVPLAQNILSAEVFASATGVASYLSDLKGWGSLNWYFAMGAGIKLKIPGFPLGLYLVKNATYSDSSFAWDAGTIFTTSSDTSGLKLVLAITTTLY; encoded by the coding sequence ATGAACAACCGGAAAATGCATAGGGTCTTGAGCCTTTTGCTTGTATTTTTCTTTACGGCATCAGTATTGGTTGCAGCAGAAGAAACCCCTTGGTATACAGGGAAAAAAATAGTTTCATTTGAAAATATTGGACTTCAGAATGTACCGGAAAGCAAAGTGGCTGATCTTCAATATAAATATATCGGCAAAGTGTTTACCGATGAACTTTTCAACGAATTGCAGGGAGAACTCTACGCCCAGGACAATTTTCTCTATTTTTTAGCAGATGCCCAGCGAACCGGAGAGGGCGACAATGATTTGAAAATTGTCATGACTTTCTATGAGCTCCCCTATGTAAACTCGGCAGTAATAACCGGAAATGATGGGATAAAAACCAAAGCAATCGAGGAGGCCCTGACCGTTCGCCAGGGATCATTCCTCCAAGACCAGAACCTTGAGAATTCAAAAGAGGCTGTAAAGGAAATTTATTTTGCCAAAGGTTTCCCTGATGTCAAGATTTCTTCTGAGTATACGGTCGACGAGGCAACAAACAAAGCTACGGTAACCTATTCCATCGAGGAAGGCCCCCAGAAGAAAATCGGTGAGATCTTATTCGAAGGCAATGAGAAACTTAATTCAGACCTTTTGAAAAAACAGATTGAAAGCAAGGCTACAAGTTATTTCAATGCAGGGTATTACACACAGAAAACCATCGACTCCGACAAAGAAAAACTGGTTACTTTCTACAGGAACAACGGATATATCGATGCAAAGGTCACTGATGTAAGAACCGAGGATATTAGTTCTGAAGATGACAAATTCACGAGACTAAGGGTCGTCTATTCTATCGTAGAAGGTCCACAGTGGTTGTTCGGGGGAATCACGGTAGAAGGAAACGAAGTCTTCACCGCCGAGCAGTTCCAGAGCCTTGTCACCTTGAAAACCGGTTCTATCTTGGATTATTCCAAGGTGCAGTCAGAAATTTCAACAGTTGCCGACCTGTATTGGAATAACGGGTATATTTTCAACACCTTGTCGACCAAGGAGATCCGTGACGAGCAAACCAATACCATTTCCTATATTTTGACCGTCGTGGAAAACCAGCAGGCGGTTATCGAGGATATAAGGCTCGAGGGTCTGACAAAGACAAAGCCATATGTATTCATGCGGGAACTTACCTTCAAGGTAGGGGATATTTTCAGTAAAGAAAAACTGATCAAGAGTGCCCAGAACATTTACAATACCCTTATCGTTACCGATGTCCAATTCGATATCCTCAACGGGACACAGGAAGGCACGGTCATCCCAGTCTACAAGATTACCGAAGGAAACCAGATGGATATCCAGTTCGGTGCAACCTTCGGGGGGAATGTCGACGGTTTCCCGGTAAGCGGATTTTTGCAGTGGTCGGACAAGAACCTCGGGGGAACGGGAAGGGATCTTTCCATTTCCACAAACCTGAGCCCTGACACCCAGAGTATTTCCCTTTCCTTTTCAGATGGCTGGGTCGGAGACCGGCGTTGGAGCAACGGGTTGACCTTCTCTTTCGAACGGAGTTTCAAGGATTCCGTGCTGCAGACCTCAACGGAAGGGGATTACTACACGGGGCATGAGACAGACAGCAGTACGACCCCCTATCCTCTGGGCTATTCCAGTTATGAGAGTTACGAAGCTGCCAACAAGGCTCTCCCTTCATCCGAATATCTCATGGATTATTACTATTTCCGTCTGGCTGTCGGCTATAATACCGGTTATAAATTTATGTTTGATGCTGGTTCCCTGACAGTCTCGAGCGGGCTTTCCATCGGTTTGAACAAAGCCGTATATGACAAGGATCTCTATGACCCCTATGAAAGCCTCATCTACAAATATGGCGAACAATGGCAATTTTCCAACCGCCTGACACTTGGTCTCTCCTGGGATGGAAGGGATTTGATCGAGAATACCACAAAAGGGTACCTGCTCAGCCAGAATTTCACCTATGCCGGAGGATTCCTATTTGGATTATCGAATTACATCCGTTCCACAACCAGTGCCAGCGGGTATATTTCCCTGTTCACCTTTACCTTGGATGACAAACCTGCACATGGGGTATTGGGTGTAACCTCCTCGGTGAACATCATGCTCCCCCAGTATTACAACAACGGGGAAGACGGTGGCTGGGGATGGCATGACCCGAAACTCGGTGCTACCAAGTATGAGATGCTCTACATCGATGGTATGAACATCGGACGTGGTTTCAATGTCGTCTATGACCAGTCCTTCCTTTTCGATAACCAGATATCACTCAGTGTTCCCCTTGCGCAGAACATTTTGTCTGCCGAGGTCTTTGCCAGTGCCACGGGGGTAGCCTCCTACCTAAGCGATTTGAAAGGATGGGGATCGCTCAACTGGTACTTTGCCATGGGCGCAGGCATCAAGCTCAAGATACCAGGGTTCCCCCTTGGACTCTACCTTGTCAAGAATGCCACCTACAGTGACTCAAGCTTTGCCTGGGATGCAGGGACGATTTTCACCACTTCTAGTGATACCAGTGGTTTGAAACTGGTTCTCGCCATTACGACGACCCTCTATTGA
- a CDS encoding translocation/assembly module TamB domain-containing protein — protein sequence MRYHTTAKDIAVSILVVLSCMAICLYGILSFQMGNPAQPLADFILGRFDRGGNLSITAETLDRGFFKKIELNKISVTDSGTTPFTAESLLVQEPLQTVLLSFFQGNRTFSLEAQNPVLDMTVSNLSFNSQGSSLPNRFLNSWLNRNSLSFTANSLSANLSLPQLATSIEDADVSLKLGKNLSFVSLTAAIGEGNLTYGNDSFHAKTITLSFNKQLQLQLLAQSAISHFADSDISFSKLVIQSQFPSFNLSEGVTVFDVSLGALTLARSEGIFTIPNLSGKLTLEKAKPSLAEASFDSLRFESNDYLVTMPTSSANAKFLENSMLIGFGTKEGENITLVKSGEEPVVFNSLQGSVELQDGGRQYAQLSLRELETSLFGWKISLGNIQVSAQGLADSKGYQSLDLSMETGTSLLWEKQNISLASPLSLSLHFTQYFSKLSSSVDLTSLTTNLAKGNFSLSTGYQNDFGQQQIQTELSYGDQLSIYALYDLPSSQKGTLSLDSRLQNLDITAFQTVIDTYAPFLNPYLSEDSLLTGNFSFQSTQGKGKLFGFDGTLSADLALLGLSVGNRTLNAGSTLLAHINTDSVAIDSMTLTTSGYRMLFNGTTAIGTWLPSGNLSLSNVADGSTLFSVGFSPFPPKKYRFSITTPLMESFAIDGSIEQGNVGTVFSQATLSLLDKNYPLDIDFSANTLDFNLQSGKELSVAASFIPPVSVQVKSKKLPIPTISFLKDSQITGNLSFTINNLHDWELLSDTINVEPLYLFGKNYSLSGSLSAIPTRIKIDSLSLSDGSKDFVGNFLYQGTEIIENVQAKLMQPFTVSFAMDDSDRQRFEIALSSEGERIEGITTIKALDLGSLNPQLAGLLLDASFVGFTDFSEILDIDGNLTLSSTDAWKKPLSAKTDIIVKNNLLTFDNATVTYGESSIEDFALSLDTDKGLLTSLGRFVSVKHLVYKDQDTHFNYTFDLGFTPAESIFDLSGTIKNIHENQLTATLSVTDILLLGEKGISDGIYTISYQNGDLKVDSSLLKLGYDLHTNSFSGSLDKRFGVGGDFIGSLNQENIYLEADNIFFPLPLLNRIFPKPILTFLEGNVEGEMLLSGAPANLKVYGQLFVDNVKLQIFWLQKDIVSAKNVTASFNGERGTTSFFPFFSTNLTTGETVQGRGKVSASLNGLSISNYQINATTDSGSVFIWLPILDIDADIKAYASGDFELSGVGNETWISGDVLIENASMSMGIKDLPPWYLAGHTTSTDFNITTGKNVSFFYPNPVNPIINATINENQKLAFLYDHKSKVFNLDGVFSFRSGEIFYFQKNFFITEGSLSLHTDALSGQDGIQPKINLRAKMADFDTSGNRVDIYLVLRESTLTNLNPTFESVPSKDINEILEILGQSILPTGAYGQVNLSSVASLAVAATDVAERLGLITNNGTTDLTEIIRISLGLDMFSLRSNIVQNVLIEALPGSTYSSTSSPLARYLNNTTMFMGKYIGNNSFLQALLHLTAMDSSKVTRSFLVPDLSLDLELSLEWNNPLSTFSLFTQPNELSVYNILDTIGFSVTRRIVLR from the coding sequence TTGAGATACCATACAACCGCCAAAGACATAGCAGTTTCCATTCTCGTCGTACTTTCCTGTATGGCGATTTGTCTGTATGGTATTCTTTCTTTCCAAATGGGTAATCCCGCACAACCCTTGGCCGATTTTATCCTTGGCCGATTTGACCGGGGAGGAAACCTCTCCATAACAGCTGAAACCCTTGACCGTGGTTTTTTCAAGAAAATCGAGCTGAACAAAATCAGCGTTACCGATTCCGGGACTACACCCTTTACAGCGGAGAGCCTTTTGGTCCAAGAACCGCTGCAAACCGTTTTGCTTTCGTTTTTCCAGGGAAACAGGACTTTTTCTTTGGAAGCCCAGAATCCTGTGCTCGATATGACAGTATCGAATTTGTCTTTCAACTCCCAGGGTTCTTCGCTTCCGAATCGATTCCTCAATTCCTGGTTGAACAGAAATTCTTTGTCGTTCACTGCAAATTCCCTTTCTGCGAACCTTTCACTGCCTCAGTTGGCAACCAGCATCGAGGATGCCGATGTTTCTTTGAAACTGGGAAAAAATCTATCATTTGTGTCACTCACAGCAGCCATCGGTGAAGGAAATCTTACCTATGGGAACGATTCGTTCCATGCAAAAACCATTACACTCTCCTTTAATAAGCAATTGCAGCTGCAATTGCTTGCCCAATCGGCAATCTCTCATTTTGCAGACTCTGACATTTCCTTCTCGAAGCTAGTTATCCAATCCCAGTTTCCTTCTTTCAACCTATCCGAAGGCGTAACGGTATTTGATGTTTCGCTCGGAGCATTGACATTGGCAAGGAGTGAAGGAATATTCACTATTCCGAATCTCTCCGGAAAGCTAACGCTCGAGAAAGCTAAGCCTTCGCTTGCCGAGGCTTCCTTCGATTCTTTGCGCTTTGAAAGCAACGATTACCTGGTAACGATGCCTACAAGCAGTGCCAATGCAAAATTCTTGGAAAATTCCATGCTCATTGGCTTCGGTACAAAAGAAGGGGAAAACATCACCCTTGTAAAGTCGGGGGAGGAACCGGTTGTATTCAACTCCTTGCAGGGATCAGTCGAATTACAGGACGGCGGACGCCAATACGCCCAGCTTTCCCTGCGTGAGCTTGAGACAAGCCTCTTTGGCTGGAAGATTTCCCTAGGCAATATACAGGTTTCAGCACAGGGGCTTGCTGACAGTAAAGGGTATCAGAGCCTTGACCTATCAATGGAAACCGGTACCTCACTGCTCTGGGAAAAACAGAATATTAGCCTGGCAAGCCCTCTTTCCTTATCCCTGCACTTCACACAGTATTTCTCAAAGCTTTCCAGTTCCGTTGATCTCACTTCGCTCACCACTAACCTTGCAAAGGGAAACTTCTCACTCTCCACCGGATATCAGAATGATTTTGGGCAGCAGCAAATCCAGACAGAGCTCTCCTACGGGGACCAATTATCCATCTATGCCCTATATGACCTCCCCAGTTCACAAAAAGGAACCCTTTCTTTGGATTCCCGCCTCCAAAACCTTGACATTACTGCTTTCCAGACTGTTATCGATACCTATGCCCCCTTCTTGAACCCGTATCTTTCCGAGGACTCCCTCCTGACCGGAAACTTCTCTTTCCAGTCAACGCAGGGGAAAGGAAAACTCTTTGGCTTCGATGGTACTTTGTCTGCCGACTTAGCCCTTTTGGGCCTTTCGGTCGGCAACAGGACCCTTAATGCTGGCTCCACATTGCTGGCCCATATAAACACAGACTCGGTAGCCATAGATTCCATGACCCTGACGACTTCGGGGTATCGAATGCTCTTCAATGGGACAACAGCCATCGGCACCTGGCTTCCTTCCGGCAACCTGTCACTTTCCAACGTGGCTGATGGTTCAACCTTGTTTTCCGTCGGGTTCTCCCCCTTCCCTCCGAAAAAATACCGTTTTTCCATAACGACACCCCTGATGGAATCCTTTGCGATCGACGGGAGCATTGAACAGGGCAATGTGGGAACGGTTTTCAGCCAAGCCACGTTGTCCCTGTTGGATAAAAACTATCCCTTGGATATTGATTTCTCTGCCAATACCCTTGATTTCAATCTCCAAAGCGGAAAGGAATTGTCGGTGGCAGCTTCTTTCATTCCCCCTGTCTCGGTACAGGTGAAGAGCAAAAAGTTGCCCATACCTACGATTTCTTTCCTGAAGGATTCGCAGATTACGGGGAACCTTTCGTTTACCATCAACAATTTGCATGACTGGGAATTGCTATCCGATACCATCAATGTTGAGCCGTTGTATCTTTTCGGCAAGAATTATTCGTTATCAGGTTCGCTTTCCGCTATTCCCACGAGGATCAAAATCGATTCCCTGTCACTCTCTGATGGGTCCAAGGACTTTGTTGGGAACTTCCTTTACCAAGGAACAGAAATTATCGAGAACGTACAGGCCAAACTGATGCAGCCTTTTACTGTATCCTTTGCTATGGATGATTCGGACAGACAGCGTTTTGAAATCGCCCTGTCTTCAGAAGGTGAAAGGATAGAGGGGATAACGACTATCAAGGCCCTGGACCTGGGAAGCCTGAACCCACAGCTAGCAGGTTTGCTGCTCGATGCCTCCTTTGTAGGATTTACCGATTTTTCCGAAATCCTGGATATAGATGGGAACCTCACTCTTTCGAGTACCGATGCCTGGAAGAAGCCACTTTCGGCGAAAACCGACATCATTGTCAAAAACAATTTGCTTACGTTTGACAATGCAACTGTCACATATGGAGAATCGTCCATAGAGGATTTCGCGCTTTCTTTGGATACGGATAAAGGCCTTCTCACTTCACTCGGTCGGTTTGTTTCTGTCAAACACCTCGTCTACAAAGACCAGGACACCCATTTCAACTATACCTTCGACCTTGGCTTTACCCCTGCAGAGAGTATTTTTGACCTATCCGGCACTATTAAAAACATTCACGAAAACCAATTGACGGCAACGCTGTCGGTCACTGATATTCTGCTTCTTGGAGAAAAAGGTATTTCAGACGGGATCTATACTATTTCCTATCAGAATGGTGACCTGAAAGTGGATAGTTCCCTTTTGAAGCTTGGCTATGATTTACATACCAATTCTTTCTCGGGATCCCTGGACAAGCGGTTTGGAGTCGGAGGTGATTTTATTGGCTCCTTGAACCAGGAAAATATTTACCTGGAAGCAGACAATATTTTCTTCCCGCTTCCTTTGCTCAACAGGATATTCCCCAAACCGATACTTACGTTCCTTGAAGGCAACGTCGAGGGGGAAATGCTCCTCAGCGGGGCTCCGGCAAACTTGAAAGTCTATGGACAACTGTTTGTGGACAATGTCAAACTACAGATATTCTGGCTTCAAAAGGATATTGTCTCAGCCAAGAACGTAACGGCTTCTTTCAACGGCGAACGCGGTACTACCTCCTTCTTCCCCTTCTTCTCGACCAATCTCACGACAGGGGAGACTGTCCAAGGCAGAGGAAAGGTTTCCGCATCCCTGAATGGCCTTTCGATTTCCAATTATCAGATAAATGCCACCACTGACTCAGGTTCTGTTTTCATTTGGCTCCCCATACTTGATATCGACGCAGACATCAAGGCCTATGCAAGTGGGGATTTTGAGCTTTCCGGCGTAGGGAATGAAACATGGATTTCCGGTGATGTACTCATTGAGAACGCTTCTATGAGCATGGGTATCAAGGACTTACCCCCTTGGTATCTAGCGGGCCATACGACAAGTACCGATTTCAACATTACTACAGGAAAGAACGTTTCCTTCTTCTATCCAAACCCTGTAAACCCGATTATCAATGCAACCATCAACGAAAACCAAAAGCTTGCATTCCTGTATGACCATAAGAGCAAGGTTTTCAACCTTGATGGGGTCTTTTCCTTCCGAAGCGGTGAAATCTTTTATTTCCAGAAAAATTTCTTTATCACCGAAGGCTCCCTCTCGTTACATACCGATGCCCTCTCCGGCCAGGATGGTATCCAACCCAAGATCAATCTCAGAGCAAAGATGGCAGACTTTGACACCAGCGGGAACAGGGTAGACATCTATCTCGTTTTGCGTGAAAGCACCTTGACCAACCTCAACCCGACCTTCGAGAGTGTCCCCTCAAAGGATATCAATGAAATACTTGAAATCCTTGGTCAGAGTATATTGCCAACCGGCGCCTACGGCCAGGTAAACCTCTCAAGTGTGGCTTCACTTGCTGTTGCAGCTACCGACGTCGCGGAACGCCTGGGCCTGATAACCAACAACGGGACTACTGATCTTACCGAAATCATCCGGATATCCCTAGGGCTGGACATGTTCAGTCTCAGGAGCAATATCGTACAGAATGTTTTGATCGAGGCCTTGCCTGGCAGTACCTATTCTTCCACATCCAGTCCCTTGGCAAGATACCTCAATAATACGACAATGTTTATGGGCAAATATATCGGCAACAATTCCTTTTTGCAGGCGCTTCTGCACTTGACTGCAATGGATAGTTCAAAAGTTACCAGGTCTTTCCTTGTCCCTGACCTTTCTCTCGATTTGGAACTTTCGCTGGAATGGAACAACCCTCTCAGTACCTTCTCGCTTTTTACTCAGCCGAATGAGTTGTCGGTTTACAATATTTTGGATACCATTGGTTTTAGTGTAACCCGCAGGATAGTACTGCGTTAG
- the tmk gene encoding dTMP kinase — MPSVLHNFVVFEGLDGAGTTTQMKLLAEACDRSDISCRATFEPTDKPIGRLVRSVLQKQIVTTPLALAMLYAADREDHLYNPINGIVNDLESGKMVICDRYFYSSLAYQGVECDYDKIASINDFPAPQYIFYIDTPVEECLRRITGRGLTEELFEKKDFLEKVKHNYERIFSTLSKEVILVRIDGLLPKEEIARQIQKVLF, encoded by the coding sequence ATGCCTTCAGTTTTACATAATTTCGTTGTTTTCGAAGGATTGGACGGAGCGGGGACCACAACCCAGATGAAATTACTTGCAGAGGCCTGTGATCGGTCGGACATATCCTGCAGGGCAACTTTTGAGCCTACCGACAAACCGATAGGTCGCCTGGTAAGATCCGTATTGCAAAAACAGATAGTGACTACCCCGCTTGCCCTGGCCATGCTGTATGCCGCAGACAGGGAGGATCACCTGTATAATCCAATCAATGGGATTGTCAATGACCTGGAAAGTGGAAAAATGGTCATCTGTGACAGATATTTCTATTCTTCGCTTGCCTATCAGGGGGTTGAATGCGACTACGATAAAATTGCCAGTATAAATGATTTCCCGGCTCCTCAATATATATTTTACATCGATACACCGGTCGAAGAGTGCCTGAGAAGAATAACCGGTCGGGGACTCACCGAGGAACTGTTCGAAAAGAAGGATTTCTTGGAAAAGGTAAAGCATAACTATGAGAGAATCTTCTCTACCCTTTCCAAGGAGGTCATCCTTGTCAGGATCGACGGGCTCCTTCCCAAGGAGGAAATTGCCCGACAGATCCAAAAAGTTCTGTTCTAG